Within Corynebacterium timonense, the genomic segment GCCGCCAAAGCCGCCGCCACCGCCGCCGCTATTGTTCCCGCCGCCGAAGAGGAGGGAGCCCCAGATGACGGCGCTGGCGACGTCGCCCGCCGTCGATTGGGCCCGCTGCCGGCGGTAGTGGCTGATGTCCTCGTTAGCCGCGGCGGAGGCGCGGCGCGCGGTGTCGGTGGCCTGGCGCGCCAGCCCGATCGCGGAGCGGGTGTCCTTGATACGTAGGTTGCGCGCCTCGTTGAACTGGCGTTTCGCCTCGGCCAGCAGGGTGCGGGCGTGGGGGCCGATGATCCGGCCGCGGGATTTGATGAGATCCTCCGCGCTCTGGATCTGCGCCGCAGCGGCGCGGAGCTGTTGATCCACGATCTGCAGCTGGCGCTTCTGGTCGGAGGCGGCGCCGCGGGCGCGGTCGATCTCGTCGTCGATGCGCGAGTCCAGGTCGGTCAGCTCGGTGTAGAGAGACAGCGGGTCGGTGTGGGCGCGGTCGCCGACGGCACCGAGCTGGGTGCGCGCCTCGGCGGCGATGGCATCGAGGGCGGCGACGTCGACCTTCGCGCCGTGCTGCTGGGTGCTCTTGAGCTGCTCGATCTCCCGCAGCTCCTCCTCGATCTCAGTGATGATGGCCGGGATGTTCGCCTCGGCGCTGCGGATGTTGTCCTCGGCGTGCTCGATGGCGGCGAGGTTCGTGTCGGAGACCTCGACGGCGTGGGACGCGGAGGCCAGCAGGTCCACCAGCCCGCCCTGGCGGCCGGCGGGCTGCGCGGCTGTGGCGCGGGCCTTGTTGAGCAGGCGTTCCGCCTCGTCGAGGGAGGCCGCGGCGACCTCGACGTTGTCCTCGATGGACTGCAGGACCTGCTCGGAGTGGCGCTGGCGGAGGGCGTCGAGAAGCGACTGCGCGGGCTCGAGACGGGCGCGGATGTCCACCGTGCGTTGGGTGATCTTGTCAACCTCAGCGGTGGCGTTCATGAGCACGCCGCGCATCTCGTTGAACTCCGTGCTGCGCGAGCGCAGCGCCTCCGTGGCCTGGCCGCAGGAGGAGATGATGTCGATGAGCATGGCGCGCTGCTCGGGCTCGTCCTGCGGCAGGGCGTTGTTGAGGCGCTGGTGGGTGGCGAAGGCGCGCTCGAGCGTCGACGTGGCGGTGTTCATGGCGGAGGTGAACGGGCGCACGCGCTCCGCGCCGAACTCGGCGGTGGCGATCGCGAGCTCCTCCTTGCCCTGGCGGATGGACTCGTCGGCCTGGACCAGCGCGTCGTGGGAAAGCTGCCGCAGCGTCGGCGTGGGCAGCTGGGACAGCGCGTCGGTGTCTCCGGGGTCGAGCGCCCGGGCCGACTCCAGCTGCTTCGCCTGCGTCTTCTTGGTGTTGCGCCGCGTGGCGGCCCACAGTCCGCCGCCGGCGAGGGCGGCCACGCCGACGCCGCCGACCGCCCAGCCGATGTTCGCGGCGCTGGAGGAGCCGGCCGCCGCCTCAACTGCAGCGAGCGCGGCGCCCGCCCAGTTCTCGCTGGTCAGCTCCGCGTAGGCGGCGTCGTACATGTCGTCGATGTCGCCCTGGCCCCACATGCTTCCGCCCGCGACGGCGAATCTACGTTCGGTCGGCGAGATCGCCACCACCGCGACGTTCGAGCCGGAGGCGTCGACGCTGGCCTGCGCCCATTCCTCCGCGGTCATCCCGCCGAAGGAGTCGAGGAAAGCCACGCGCACGGCCAGCTGCCTGTTCTGCGCAACCCCGTCAATGGCGCTTTCGATCTCCGCGACGTCGCCCCCGGAGAGCACGCCGGCCTCGTCGGTGACTGGCTCCGACAGCCGGCCCGGCGCGGTCGCCGTGGCCTGGGCCACCACGTGCGCCTGAGCGCGCACCTGCACGGGCGCCTGTGCTGGCGCGGCCGCGGCGGCGGCGGGGGAGGCGATCAGGGCGCAGCCCGCGACGAGCGGGGCGGCGGAGAGGATGCGAAGGGAGCGCTTTTTCATGGTGACTAGGGTAGTCGCTTCCCCGACACGGGGACTGCGCCATCTACGCTGGGTGTGTGTTCACGTATTCCACGTTCGATTCCGAGCGGCGCGCGCCGGAGGGGCCGAAGGGCTCGCAGATAGTCGAGAGCTTCGAAGAGCGTGGGGCGTTTTCCCGCGACAGGGCCCGCGTGTTGCACTCGGCCGCCCTGCGCCGACTCGCCGACAAAACTCAGGTGGTGGGCCCCCGCGACGGAGACACCCCACGCACGCGCCTGACGCACTCGCTCGAGGTCGCGCAGATTTCGCGCGGCATCGGCGAGGCC encodes:
- a CDS encoding TPM domain-containing protein, whose protein sequence is MKKRSLRILSAAPLVAGCALIASPAAAAAAPAQAPVQVRAQAHVVAQATATAPGRLSEPVTDEAGVLSGGDVAEIESAIDGVAQNRQLAVRVAFLDSFGGMTAEEWAQASVDASGSNVAVVAISPTERRFAVAGGSMWGQGDIDDMYDAAYAELTSENWAGAALAAVEAAAGSSSAANIGWAVGGVGVAALAGGGLWAATRRNTKKTQAKQLESARALDPGDTDALSQLPTPTLRQLSHDALVQADESIRQGKEELAIATAEFGAERVRPFTSAMNTATSTLERAFATHQRLNNALPQDEPEQRAMLIDIISSCGQATEALRSRSTEFNEMRGVLMNATAEVDKITQRTVDIRARLEPAQSLLDALRQRHSEQVLQSIEDNVEVAAASLDEAERLLNKARATAAQPAGRQGGLVDLLASASHAVEVSDTNLAAIEHAEDNIRSAEANIPAIITEIEEELREIEQLKSTQQHGAKVDVAALDAIAAEARTQLGAVGDRAHTDPLSLYTELTDLDSRIDDEIDRARGAASDQKRQLQIVDQQLRAAAAQIQSAEDLIKSRGRIIGPHARTLLAEAKRQFNEARNLRIKDTRSAIGLARQATDTARRASAAANEDISHYRRQRAQSTAGDVASAVIWGSLLFGGGNNSGGGGGGFGGGGGFSGGGPSARGGMF